The proteins below come from a single Cylindrospermopsis raciborskii Cr2010 genomic window:
- a CDS encoding DUF3288 family protein: MTDASPSKEQNHPRYHSDRLTINSLLSEEKTDYNLAELARLKIRYQGFPGARDLQNDLDRILQLWGLTAEELFVKTRAIHHVGGIYKSRAKREEEDWN, translated from the coding sequence ATGACAGATGCTTCTCCCTCCAAGGAACAAAATCACCCCCGCTATCACAGCGATCGCCTGACTATTAATAGTCTACTATCTGAGGAGAAAACAGATTATAATTTAGCGGAACTGGCTCGACTAAAAATCAGATATCAGGGTTTTCCAGGAGCTCGGGACCTACAGAATGATTTAGACCGCATTTTGCAACTCTGGGGTTTGACTGCGGAAGAACTCTTTGTCAAAACACGAGCCATTCACCATGTAGGCGGGATTTACAAAAGTCGTGCTAAAAGAGAGGAAGAAGATTGGAATTAG
- a CDS encoding ATP-dependent Clp protease ATP-binding subunit: MFEHFTSEAIRVIMLAQEEARRLGHNFVGTEQILLGLIGEGTGVAAKVLTDLGVTLKDARREVEKIIGRGSGFVPPEIPFTPKVKSLFEQSFREAHGLGHNYINTEHLLLGLTDAGEGVAAKVLKSLGIELQTVRSRVMSILGEDNRVVAGRQDNPRRNQNLSIEEFGRNLTKLAQQGRLDPVVGRQKEIERTVQILGRRTKNNPVLIGEPGVGKTAIAEGLAQRIVNQDVPEILLNKQVISLDMGLLVAGTRFRGDFEERLKKVMEEIRSVGNIILVIDEIHTIVGAGGTEGGLDAANILKPALARGELQCIGATTLDEYRKYIERDAALERRFQPILVGEPSVAETIEILRGLRSAYEQHHKVTISDDAVIAAAELSDRYISDRFLPDKAIDLIDEAGSRVRLRHSRIIDNKELKQQLKNTSQEKAEAVRVQDFGKASKLRQEELDLQTQLAIAQNLPKITIPQVDEEDIAEIVASWTGVPVNKLTESESELLLHLEDTLHKRLIGQEQAVTAVSRSLRRARVGLKSPNRPIASFIFSGPTGVGKTELAKALASYFFGAEDSMIRLDMSEYMESHNVSKLIGSPPGYVGYDEGGQLTEAVRRKPYTLLLFDEIEKAHPDVFNMLLQILDDGHLTDAKGRKVDFKNTLIILTSNIGSKVIEKGGMSLGFEFDNQANASYNRIRNLVNEELKSYFRPEFLNRVDEIIVFSQLNKDEVKEISQIMLEEVAKRLQEKGIKLEVTEAFKDLVVTEGYDPSYGARPLRRAIMRLLEDSLAEAILSGEIREGDQAIVDVDDDGLVKVKKAETRDLVLVSAPA; encoded by the coding sequence ATGTTTGAACACTTCACATCCGAAGCCATTAGGGTAATTATGTTAGCGCAGGAGGAGGCACGCCGCCTGGGTCATAACTTTGTCGGCACAGAACAAATTCTCCTGGGTTTAATAGGGGAAGGAACAGGCGTTGCGGCGAAGGTTCTGACAGATTTGGGTGTCACCCTCAAGGATGCGCGTCGGGAGGTTGAAAAAATTATCGGTAGGGGTTCTGGTTTCGTCCCGCCCGAAATCCCTTTTACACCAAAAGTCAAGAGTCTATTTGAGCAGTCTTTTAGAGAGGCTCACGGTCTTGGTCACAACTACATAAATACAGAACACTTATTGTTAGGATTAACTGATGCGGGAGAAGGGGTTGCAGCCAAGGTGTTAAAGAGTCTTGGGATTGAACTGCAGACAGTACGCAGCAGAGTGATGAGTATATTGGGTGAAGATAATAGAGTGGTTGCTGGTCGTCAAGACAACCCCAGACGCAACCAGAATCTTAGTATAGAAGAATTTGGACGTAACCTCACCAAGTTGGCCCAACAGGGGAGGTTAGATCCGGTAGTGGGTCGACAAAAAGAGATTGAACGCACCGTACAAATATTGGGTCGTCGCACCAAGAACAATCCTGTGTTAATTGGTGAACCCGGGGTAGGGAAAACCGCAATTGCCGAGGGTTTAGCTCAACGGATTGTGAACCAGGATGTTCCTGAAATATTGCTGAATAAACAGGTAATTAGTCTGGATATGGGCTTGCTGGTTGCGGGAACACGCTTCCGGGGAGATTTTGAAGAGCGTCTGAAAAAGGTGATGGAAGAAATTCGCTCCGTCGGCAATATTATCTTGGTGATTGATGAAATTCATACCATCGTGGGTGCTGGCGGTACGGAAGGAGGTTTGGATGCGGCTAACATACTCAAACCCGCCCTGGCCAGGGGTGAACTACAATGTATCGGTGCCACCACTTTGGATGAGTATCGGAAGTATATTGAGCGGGATGCAGCTTTAGAAAGACGTTTTCAACCAATTTTGGTAGGGGAACCATCAGTAGCAGAAACTATAGAAATCCTTCGAGGTCTGCGCAGTGCTTACGAGCAACATCACAAAGTAACTATTTCCGATGATGCAGTTATTGCTGCAGCTGAGTTATCAGATAGGTACATCAGCGATCGCTTTCTCCCTGATAAAGCCATAGACCTAATAGATGAAGCTGGTTCTCGGGTAAGGTTAAGGCACTCCCGAATCATTGATAATAAAGAGCTGAAACAACAACTGAAAAATACTAGCCAGGAGAAAGCGGAAGCAGTAAGAGTTCAAGACTTTGGCAAGGCTAGTAAACTGCGTCAGGAAGAGCTAGATTTACAAACCCAACTAGCGATCGCACAAAATTTGCCCAAGATTACCATTCCCCAGGTAGACGAAGAGGATATTGCTGAAATAGTAGCCTCCTGGACGGGAGTACCTGTGAATAAACTGACCGAATCTGAATCTGAGTTGTTGTTGCATCTGGAAGATACCCTGCATAAAAGACTAATTGGACAGGAACAAGCAGTCACAGCAGTTTCCCGTTCTCTTCGTCGCGCCCGAGTGGGGTTAAAAAGTCCTAATCGTCCTATAGCTAGTTTTATCTTCAGTGGACCTACAGGGGTAGGCAAAACTGAACTGGCTAAGGCTTTAGCAAGCTACTTCTTCGGTGCGGAAGATTCCATGATTCGTTTAGATATGTCCGAATACATGGAAAGCCATAATGTTTCCAAATTGATTGGTTCACCTCCAGGTTACGTAGGCTACGATGAGGGTGGACAACTGACGGAGGCTGTAAGGCGTAAACCCTATACATTGCTGCTATTTGACGAAATTGAGAAAGCACATCCCGATGTGTTCAATATGTTACTGCAAATCCTAGATGACGGTCATCTTACGGATGCTAAAGGTAGGAAAGTGGACTTCAAGAACACCCTAATTATCTTGACATCCAACATTGGGTCTAAGGTAATTGAAAAGGGTGGTATGAGTTTAGGGTTTGAATTTGATAATCAAGCCAACGCTAGTTACAATCGCATTCGCAATCTAGTCAACGAAGAACTTAAGTCCTATTTCCGTCCTGAATTTCTCAATCGAGTTGATGAGATTATCGTCTTCAGTCAGTTGAATAAAGACGAGGTCAAAGAAATTTCCCAGATCATGCTTGAGGAAGTTGCTAAGCGTCTCCAAGAGAAAGGGATTAAGTTAGAGGTGACAGAAGCATTTAAAGACCTAGTAGTTACGGAAGGCTATGATCCTAGTTATGGTGCTAGACCATTACGTCGGGCCATAATGAGACTATTAGAGGATTCCTTAGCGGAGGCCATTTTGTCTGGTGAGATTAGAGAAGGTGACCAGGCCATTGTGGATGTTGATGACGATGGTTTGGTGAAGGTGAAGAAAGCAGAAACCCGTGACTTGGTACTAGTTAGTGCTCCTGCTTAG
- a CDS encoding tellurite resistance TerB family protein, translating into MTKYDKIFNSSAFTTESLNSEEAVAAIAIISAAVDCTIEDIDTESLADILLEFQVFDGYSQEEILEMVNRLVIIAQEEGLGSLFNTANTSLKSDIVLDAFAAGVVMLLEEESMTIPKEKQSYIKQLQQALELQDIEAEEVIREVIAVIEDPQELKQPEIIVDELGQEIYQSPSNNFRVVVPVTSERGGKIVSQQGMVGFSDSGGTFIRIDYYPLTKEHLETMEEQGQETYLHSVLIERYLPQAILKHIPGAEIKYTEYLQDSLLQDTLSSYYYVLVDMPKGSSISQRENNGNPTRLDAYRGLLTFTNGNFLYIVSSQRTFFTGDLRGSILDEAEDMKQNILEFIETMDFGDS; encoded by the coding sequence ATGACCAAGTATGATAAAATATTTAATTCCTCAGCATTTACAACTGAATCCCTAAATTCAGAGGAAGCAGTAGCAGCTATAGCAATTATTAGTGCAGCTGTTGACTGTACTATAGAAGATATAGACACGGAAAGTTTAGCGGATATCTTACTAGAATTTCAGGTTTTTGATGGGTACTCCCAAGAGGAAATCTTAGAAATGGTCAATAGACTAGTAATTATTGCTCAGGAGGAAGGATTAGGTTCCCTATTTAATACTGCCAATACAAGTTTAAAAAGTGATATAGTTTTGGATGCGTTTGCTGCTGGTGTAGTAATGCTATTGGAAGAAGAGAGTATGACCATACCCAAGGAAAAACAGTCATACATCAAACAACTACAACAAGCCTTAGAATTGCAGGATATAGAAGCTGAGGAAGTTATTAGAGAGGTAATAGCAGTAATAGAAGATCCACAAGAATTAAAACAACCGGAAATCATAGTAGATGAATTAGGACAGGAAATATACCAATCTCCTTCAAATAATTTCAGAGTTGTTGTACCTGTAACATCAGAACGAGGAGGAAAAATTGTTAGTCAACAGGGAATGGTTGGTTTCTCTGACAGTGGGGGAACTTTTATCAGAATTGATTACTATCCCCTTACTAAAGAACATTTAGAAACTATGGAGGAACAAGGACAAGAAACATATCTCCACTCTGTTTTAATTGAAAGATATTTACCTCAAGCTATTTTAAAACATATCCCGGGCGCAGAAATTAAGTATACTGAGTACCTACAGGATAGCTTACTCCAAGATACTTTAAGTAGTTATTATTATGTATTAGTGGACATGCCTAAAGGCTCAAGCATTTCCCAAAGGGAAAACAATGGTAACCCAACAAGACTAGATGCGTACCGTGGCTTATTGACATTCACTAATGGCAATTTTCTGTATATAGTTAGCAGTCAACGAACATTTTTTACTGGTGACCTTCGAGGTTCCATTCTAGATGAAGCTGAGGACATGAAGCAGAATATTTTAGAGTTTATTGAGACCATGGACTTTGGAGATAGTTAG
- a CDS encoding dolichyl-phosphate-mannose--protein mannosyltransferase, translating into MTKRTFRLSILGIFIFAVGLRFWGLARFNTLVFDEVYFAQFGNNYLTKTPFFNAHPPLSQYLIGLGIWIGSHIPFWQNSLNSLTGSLLSSWSYRWANALTGSLIPVIAIFLSYQLSYRRGFALLAGLFTALDGLFLVESRYALSNIYIVLFGLLGQWFLLLALEKRPGQKWEKLIKLLVAGICFGASLATKWNGLWFLLGVYGMWIVGWIIRWLQPGKNEPNQGFHQESNEELRVKNEPDMVIIPLAKITQINIWQMGFFLGVIPLITYSLIWIPHLQLDRRYGFIEVHQQILNFHLHLGGNDSSVHPYCAPWYKWPLMTRPMAYFYQKSQSFQDPLPVFGPPLPAASGKVIYDVHAMGNPLLWWFGITAIILLLQIVFIGIVLPSIQQKRLFIPRNISVDTWIGLYVVINYAANLLPWVRVSRCVFIYHYMSALVFVFLALAWFVDCCLRSNYKSMRILGWTVTGSTIAAFIFWLPIYLGLPLSSADYWLRMWFRSWI; encoded by the coding sequence ATGACCAAAAGAACATTTCGTCTCAGTATACTAGGAATATTTATATTCGCCGTCGGTTTACGGTTTTGGGGATTGGCTAGATTTAATACCTTGGTGTTTGATGAGGTTTACTTTGCACAATTTGGCAACAACTATTTAACAAAAACGCCATTTTTTAATGCTCATCCTCCCTTGAGTCAGTACCTAATTGGTCTAGGAATTTGGATAGGTAGTCATATTCCCTTCTGGCAAAATAGTCTTAATAGTTTGACGGGTTCCCTATTATCTTCTTGGAGTTATCGTTGGGCAAACGCATTAACAGGTTCTTTGATTCCGGTGATAGCTATTTTTTTGAGTTATCAGTTAAGTTATCGTCGTGGTTTTGCACTATTAGCAGGTTTATTTACAGCTTTAGATGGTTTATTTTTAGTAGAATCTCGTTATGCTTTGAGTAATATATATATAGTATTATTTGGCTTACTTGGGCAATGGTTTTTATTGTTGGCATTAGAAAAAAGACCTGGGCAAAAGTGGGAGAAATTAATAAAATTACTAGTAGCAGGAATTTGCTTTGGTGCTTCCTTAGCCACAAAATGGAATGGATTGTGGTTTCTACTAGGTGTTTATGGAATGTGGATAGTGGGCTGGATAATTAGGTGGTTACAACCTGGCAAAAATGAACCAAACCAAGGATTCCATCAAGAATCAAACGAAGAATTAAGGGTGAAAAACGAGCCAGATATGGTGATAATTCCCCTGGCAAAAATTACCCAGATTAATATTTGGCAGATGGGATTTTTTTTAGGAGTTATTCCCCTGATTACATATAGTTTGATTTGGATTCCCCACCTCCAACTTGATCGTCGTTATGGATTTATAGAAGTTCATCAACAAATTTTGAACTTTCATCTTCATTTAGGGGGTAATGATTCCAGTGTTCATCCTTACTGTGCTCCATGGTATAAGTGGCCATTAATGACTCGACCCATGGCTTATTTTTATCAGAAAAGCCAAAGTTTTCAGGATCCCCTACCTGTGTTTGGACCACCCTTACCAGCTGCATCTGGCAAAGTAATTTATGATGTTCACGCCATGGGTAATCCTCTTTTGTGGTGGTTTGGAATTACTGCAATTATATTGTTGTTACAAATTGTATTTATTGGCATTGTTCTTCCATCAATTCAACAAAAACGATTATTTATCCCCAGAAATATCAGTGTGGATACTTGGATTGGTTTATATGTAGTGATTAATTATGCTGCTAATTTATTGCCTTGGGTGAGGGTGAGTCGCTGTGTATTTATTTATCACTATATGAGTGCTTTAGTATTTGTATTTTTGGCTCTAGCCTGGTTTGTGGATTGTTGTTTACGCAGTAATTACAAGTCAATGCGTATTTTGGGTTGGACTGTTACTGGTTCCACAATAGCTGCTTTTATTTTTTGGTTACCAATTTATTTAGGGTTACCACTTTCATCAGCAGATTATTGGCTACGTATGTGGTTTAGGAGTTGGATTTAG
- the pabB gene encoding aminodeoxychorismate synthase component I, giving the protein MKTLIIDNYDSYTFNLYQLIAEVNGEYPIVVYNDQIAWEELQKWEFDNIVISPGPGRPENLKDFGICHQAIQNTKVPLLGVCLGHQGLGNGYGGKVIHAPEVHHGRLSDVYHHGTDVLTGIPSPFSVVRYHSLLVADDLPDCLEKVAWTEDNLIMGIRHRSLPRWGVQFHPESICTEYGHTLFENFKEITHKFNQDNNKNMTKKYWMINNQNAPLLTNFSEQKQQQKFEIRTRKLSFCPNTEQMFVHLFGESTNAFWLDSSRVEPGLSRFSFMGDSSGENSLLIRYQTQSQELTITKYDQISLKKEGIFEYLKGELEQRHCKSDDLPFDFNCGFVGYFGYELKAECGVKLKHHSTLPDAMFLFADRMIAIDHQEQTVYLLFLTVSGETASAETWFTWMEQQLKNLPPLSPVITEKKETPVNFRLSRSEKTYLDDIQKSLVEIHEGETYQVCLTNQIKTNTTPDPLAFYRTLRSINPAPYSAFLRFGNLAIACSSPERFLKIDPQGWVETKPIKGTLPRGKTPEEDFILGERLRNSEKDRAENLMIVDLLRNDLGRVCAVGTVHVPKLMEVETYATVHQLVTTIRGYLREGMTAIDCIRNAFPGGSMTGAPKIRTMEIIDRLEQEARGVYSGAIGFLGLNGSADLNIVIRTAVITPEQTSIGVGGGIVALSDPQMEFQETLLKGKALINTMMLTIQGTALSDNYQKVGECDRFEC; this is encoded by the coding sequence ATGAAAACTCTAATTATTGACAACTATGACTCTTACACTTTCAATCTCTATCAATTAATTGCCGAAGTTAATGGAGAGTATCCGATTGTAGTATACAATGACCAAATAGCATGGGAAGAACTACAAAAGTGGGAATTTGATAATATTGTGATTTCACCAGGTCCTGGTCGTCCTGAGAACTTAAAAGATTTTGGCATTTGTCATCAAGCTATTCAAAATACAAAAGTTCCGCTTTTAGGTGTGTGTTTAGGACATCAGGGACTGGGTAATGGGTATGGAGGAAAAGTTATTCATGCACCAGAAGTTCATCATGGTCGCTTGAGTGATGTTTATCATCATGGAACTGATGTTCTTACAGGAATTCCTTCTCCTTTTTCTGTGGTGCGTTATCATTCCTTATTAGTTGCAGATGACTTACCAGACTGTTTAGAAAAGGTGGCCTGGACAGAAGACAATTTGATTATGGGAATACGTCATCGTTCTTTACCACGTTGGGGTGTGCAGTTTCATCCAGAGTCAATCTGTACTGAATATGGACATACTTTATTTGAGAATTTTAAAGAGATTACCCATAAATTTAACCAAGATAATAACAAAAATATGACTAAGAAATATTGGATGATAAATAATCAAAATGCACCTTTATTAACCAATTTTTCTGAACAAAAACAGCAACAAAAGTTTGAAATTCGTACACGCAAATTAAGTTTTTGTCCTAATACTGAGCAAATGTTTGTACATTTGTTTGGCGAATCAACCAATGCTTTCTGGTTAGATAGTAGTCGGGTTGAACCTGGTCTTTCTCGCTTTTCTTTTATGGGAGATAGTAGTGGTGAAAACAGTCTATTGATTCGTTATCAAACACAATCTCAAGAACTAACAATTACAAAATATGATCAGATCAGTTTGAAGAAAGAGGGAATTTTTGAGTATCTCAAGGGGGAACTAGAACAAAGACACTGTAAATCTGATGATTTACCCTTTGATTTTAACTGCGGGTTTGTGGGTTATTTTGGGTATGAATTAAAGGCAGAATGTGGAGTCAAATTAAAGCATCATTCTACCTTACCTGATGCTATGTTTTTGTTTGCCGATCGCATGATTGCCATTGATCATCAAGAACAAACTGTTTATTTACTTTTCCTAACTGTGTCAGGAGAAACAGCTTCAGCAGAAACCTGGTTTACATGGATGGAACAACAGCTTAAAAATCTACCTCCTCTGTCTCCTGTTATTACTGAAAAGAAAGAAACACCAGTGAATTTTCGATTAAGTCGATCTGAAAAAACTTATCTTGATGATATTCAGAAAAGTTTAGTCGAAATTCACGAAGGAGAAACTTATCAAGTTTGTTTAACCAATCAAATTAAAACAAATACCACTCCTGACCCACTGGCATTTTATCGCACCTTACGTTCAATTAATCCTGCTCCCTACTCGGCATTTTTGCGTTTTGGTAATCTAGCGATCGCCTGTTCATCTCCTGAACGATTTTTAAAAATTGATCCTCAAGGTTGGGTAGAAACTAAGCCCATTAAAGGAACACTCCCACGCGGAAAAACACCAGAAGAAGATTTTATCCTGGGTGAAAGATTACGCAATAGCGAAAAAGATCGGGCAGAAAATTTGATGATTGTGGACTTACTTAGGAATGATTTAGGAAGAGTTTGTGCAGTTGGTACTGTTCATGTTCCCAAATTAATGGAAGTAGAAACTTATGCCACTGTACATCAACTGGTAACAACTATTCGGGGTTATTTACGTGAAGGAATGACTGCTATAGATTGCATTCGTAATGCTTTCCCTGGTGGTTCAATGACGGGGGCTCCAAAAATCAGAACTATGGAAATTATTGACCGATTAGAACAAGAAGCAAGAGGAGTATATTCAGGAGCGATCGGCTTTTTGGGTTTGAATGGTTCAGCTGATTTAAACATTGTGATTCGTACTGCTGTTATAACACCCGAACAAACTTCCATCGGGGTTGGTGGTGGTATTGTCGCACTTTCAGATCCCCAAATGGAGTTTCAAGAAACACTCCTCAAAGGAAAAGCATTGATTAATACTATGATGCTCACTATTCAAGGAACAGCACTTTCTGATAATTACCAAAAAGTTGGGGAGTGCGATCGCTTTGAGTGTTGA
- a CDS encoding aldo/keto reductase codes for MATNQLISLPSMGCGTWSWGNQLLWGYKQSMDEQLQEVFNLCVDNGVTLFDTGDSYGTGKLKGRSEILLGKFSRDYEHSHPERLNQRDICIATKLAAYPWRWTRKSIISACDASAKRLGKNVDLVQMHWSTANYAPWQELGLLDGLADLYAQGLVKGVGLSNYGTKRLLWVHKRFAERGIPITSLQVQYSLLSTYPVTELGLKDVCDSLGIKLIAYSPLALGLLTGKFRENGQLPKGIRGILFRQMLPGIKGLLGTLEEIANSRGKTMGQVAINWCICKGTIPIPGAKNREQAKQNLGALGWFLNNGEIAELDVAASKSEKKMVQNIFQTN; via the coding sequence ATGGCAACCAATCAATTAATATCATTACCCAGTATGGGATGTGGGACATGGTCTTGGGGGAATCAACTGCTTTGGGGATACAAACAAAGCATGGATGAGCAATTACAAGAGGTATTTAATCTTTGTGTAGATAATGGTGTCACCCTGTTTGACACAGGAGATTCCTATGGAACGGGAAAACTCAAGGGAAGAAGTGAAATACTGTTAGGAAAATTCAGCAGAGACTATGAGCATTCCCATCCAGAGAGACTGAATCAACGCGATATTTGTATTGCGACAAAATTAGCAGCTTATCCTTGGAGATGGACGAGAAAATCCATTATTTCTGCTTGTGATGCTTCCGCTAAAAGACTAGGTAAAAATGTTGATTTAGTTCAGATGCACTGGTCAACAGCCAATTATGCACCTTGGCAAGAATTAGGCTTATTGGATGGTTTGGCTGACTTATATGCACAGGGTTTGGTCAAAGGTGTGGGACTGTCTAATTACGGAACTAAAAGACTTTTATGGGTACACAAAAGATTTGCCGAAAGAGGTATACCTATAACAAGTCTACAGGTACAATATTCTTTGTTATCAACCTATCCGGTAACGGAATTGGGTTTAAAAGATGTTTGTGATAGTTTGGGGATTAAATTAATTGCCTATAGTCCCTTAGCATTAGGTTTACTTACGGGTAAGTTCCGAGAAAACGGCCAATTGCCCAAAGGAATACGGGGAATTTTATTTCGACAAATGTTACCGGGTATTAAGGGACTTTTGGGAACTTTAGAAGAAATAGCAAATAGTCGAGGTAAAACCATGGGTCAAGTAGCTATTAATTGGTGTATCTGTAAGGGAACAATTCCTATTCCTGGTGCTAAAAATCGAGAGCAAGCAAAACAAAACTTGGGAGCTTTGGGTTGGTTTTTAAATAATGGTGAGATAGCTGAATTAGATGTTGCAGCTAGCAAGAGTGAGAAAAAAATGGTGCAGAACATTTTTCAAACTAATTGA
- a CDS encoding DUF4336 domain-containing protein, which yields MKIIPDKDNINFDPHGSNPYLWKFWGVLPIYPYNQRRTVRQEVVKDTIWTFDQIQGVFYVVVPIRMTVIRLAQGGLLVYAPVAPTRECIKLVNELVSLHGDVKYIILPTVSGLEHKVFVGPFAREFSRARVFVAPEQWSFPLNLPLSWLGLPGRRTQILPEDPYETPFGDEFDYAILGPINLGLGKFGEVALFHKQSRTLMVTDTIVSVSVDPPAIIQLDPFPLLYHAQEKGGDTVPDSLQNRRKGWQRTALFAFYFRPSVVDIPPWKDIWQDAKNLSQRNLRNYFGFFPFRWKPDWEESYELLTRGGEIFVAPVLRTLILNRAPQVTINWANRVAKWDFARIIPCHFDAPVTATPQEFRRAFNFLEKGSGDSPDSNNKVEDDLQVLRDIDQGLNNWKIVPPAQDYSKP from the coding sequence GTGAAGATAATACCAGACAAAGATAATATAAATTTTGATCCCCATGGGAGCAACCCCTATTTATGGAAGTTTTGGGGTGTTCTCCCTATTTATCCCTACAATCAACGTCGCACTGTTCGTCAAGAGGTGGTTAAGGATACTATCTGGACCTTTGATCAAATCCAGGGGGTTTTTTATGTGGTTGTACCCATCCGCATGACGGTGATTAGGTTGGCACAAGGTGGTTTGTTAGTATATGCACCTGTTGCTCCCACTAGGGAGTGCATTAAATTAGTAAATGAATTAGTGTCCTTGCATGGAGATGTAAAGTACATTATTTTGCCTACAGTCTCTGGACTTGAGCATAAGGTGTTTGTGGGACCGTTTGCTAGGGAATTTAGTCGAGCAAGGGTTTTTGTAGCTCCCGAACAGTGGAGTTTTCCCCTGAATTTACCTTTGAGTTGGTTAGGTCTACCAGGGAGGCGCACCCAAATATTACCTGAAGATCCTTATGAGACTCCCTTTGGTGATGAGTTTGATTATGCTATCCTTGGACCAATTAATTTGGGACTAGGCAAATTTGGAGAAGTGGCTCTTTTCCATAAGCAATCCCGCACTTTAATGGTTACGGACACAATAGTTTCCGTTTCCGTGGATCCACCAGCAATAATTCAATTGGACCCATTCCCCCTACTTTACCATGCTCAGGAAAAAGGTGGTGATACTGTTCCTGATAGTTTACAAAACCGACGGAAAGGGTGGCAAAGAACTGCTCTCTTTGCTTTTTATTTCCGTCCCAGTGTGGTGGATATACCTCCATGGAAGGATATATGGCAAGATGCCAAAAATTTGTCCCAGCGCAATTTGAGAAATTATTTTGGTTTTTTCCCCTTCCGCTGGAAACCAGACTGGGAAGAGTCTTATGAGTTGCTCACCAGGGGAGGAGAAATTTTTGTTGCTCCCGTTTTGCGAACCCTAATTTTAAACAGGGCTCCCCAAGTAACTATAAATTGGGCAAACCGGGTAGCGAAGTGGGATTTTGCACGGATTATTCCCTGTCATTTTGACGCACCCGTTACTGCTACTCCCCAAGAATTTAGAAGAGCTTTTAACTTTTTGGAGAAAGGTTCTGGTGACTCACCGGATAGTAATAATAAGGTGGAGGATGATTTACAGGTTTTGAGGGATATTGACCAGGGATTAAATAATTGGAAAATTGTCCCACCCGCTCAGGATTATTCAAAACCATAA